The sequence GTATTCAACCCGTTTAATGATGAACTCTCGGCCGTCTTCTACACCGCAGGCCACGTCCTGGGAGCCGCGGGTATTTATCTCTCCGGAAAGGACGGTTCGGTTTTCTACTCGGGCGACTTCTCAATGGCAAAGCAGCGCACGGTTGAAAAGGCCCGATTCCCTAAACTTAAACCCGATGCCGCAATTGTGGAATCGACATACGGCGATAAACTCCATTCCAGCCGCCTGGATGAGGAAAAAATGCTGATTGATAAAGTTAGGGAGGTTGTAGAGTCGGGAAAGAAAATACTTATACCTGCCTTTGCCCTGGGACGGGCACAGGAGGTGATTCTTATTCTCAGAAACGCAGCCGCAAAGGGCATGCTGCCCGACGTTAAGATCTATGTCGACGGCATGGTAAATGACATCTGCCGGGCTTACAGCAATAACCCCAATTACCTCAGCCAGATGCTCTCCAGAAGGGTCTTCCGCCATAATGAAATATTCTACTCTAAAAATGTGATTGCAGTAAACCGCGACATGAAGACGCGCGAAGCAATAGTTAATTCCAATGAAGCCTGCTGCATAATTTCAAGCTCAGGAATGCTTACAGGAGGACCAAGCCAGTTCTACGCTGAACGCCTTGCCGGCGACGAAGGCAATTATATTGCAATAACGGGCTACCAGGACGAGGAATCCCCCGGCAGAAGGCTCTTAAACCTCCTGGATAGGGAAAAAGGGACGAAGATGCTTGCATTCGGCGATAAGTCCTTCGAGGTCAAATGCGGAATAGGCAAATATAACCTATCGGCCCATGCCGATAAATATGAAATCATCTCACTCGTAAACCACATAGCTCCTAAAAGGGTGTTTTTTGTCCACGGCGACGAGAAGGTGATTCAGGCGCTGTCTCTCGAAACACAGTCCGGCATTAAAGAGCCTGTCTTTGCCCCCTCCAACGGAGAATCCTTTGAGATCGGCGGTAAGAGCAAACTCAGAAAACACTCCACTAATATGCCTGACAGCATAAATGAGATTTTCGAATTATCGGAAGATCTGCTTAAGAAACTTTCTGTGCACCTTGCCGTCTCAGGCTTTGAAAGCCGCGACTTTACAATCGAGGATCTGCTATTTGCTGCTTTCGGAAGGAGGGAATTTACTGAGGATGAAACCGCCCTATTCCTTAATGCGGTAAATGCTTCGGTGTACTTCAAACGCAATAAAGTAAAACAGTTCTTATACAACATTTCGGAGCTTGCAGCCTGGCTGGCGCTCTCGGCTAAGGCAAACGGTACTCTTCCTCAAGGCCCTGAGATCCCGCCTGAAAAACTCCAGGGAGAAATGCCCGCAAAAGTCCATAGAGTAAACCAGGCTGAAATTCTGCAGGCCGTTGAGGAAAGCTTTCCTTTGGATTCCGGACTCTACAGGAAAGGACTGAGGGAAGATACAAGAACTATCCTGCTCTATTTCAATTTCCCTGCAGTTGCCTCTGAACGCTATAAAGACACCTTAATACGCCTGGCTGAAAGAACCGGCTGGGAGGTTAAGGTAAACAGCGAAGTAAACCTCGAAGCCGTTAAAAGCACGGCAGCCTCCTTAATCCCTGAATTTACAAAGCTGTCGTATATGAAGGACCTGGGGGAAATAAGACTTAAGACGGAGGGTGTAATTGAAGATAAAAGAGAAATTATTTCCCGCTTCAAGGAGCTAACGGGACTTGAGCTGAACATAATGGACACAAGCCGCCCCGCAGTTCCGGTCTTTAATCCGGAGGCTGATAATTCGCCATCTCCCCTTCCGGAGGGAGACTCCCGGATTCCCAATGGTGAAAAGATGGAGCAGAATACTGCTCTGTGGCTTATAGATGAAGCCTTTAAGGAAACTGAGGACAGGATATACCGCAAGAGCATAAAGACCGAAGGCACGGGTAAGTTTATAGAGCTCTTTTTTATTTCACCCGTTATAGGAAATAAGTATAAAAGTGTTATAAGCGGACTTGAAAGGGCCACCGCCTGGCAGATCAGGTGCAGCAGTGCGATAAACCAGTTCGAGGTGATAAATGCCGGAAGAAGGATATTTGAAGAGACAGGAATAAAATTAACCAAGAATATGTCGCTCCACACCTCAGAGCTCAGGGCCGAAATTTTTATAAACCCCGGCTATGATCCGCAGAGGCTTGAAGAAGCTTCATCAAAATTCACAAAGGCAACCGGGCTTGAAGTTACAATCAGGAAAAAATAACCCGCTTCAGTTATTTTCTGCTATCAATATGCTATTAGACAGGAAGTTTTACGCCGCCAAGCATTTTAACCATTGCCGGGTCTCGGTGGTCGAAGAAGCTGCTCTTTTTCGTATCCAGCGTCACGGTGGCTTCCATATCATCCGGACACAGCTCAAAATCGAACACGCTGAAGTTTTCAACATTGAAACGGCGCTCCAGAAGGTCAAAAGAAAGAATACTATGAACCAAGCCGGCTTGTAATTCCACCGGAGGACTCACCTAAATAAATAAACTTTTATTCATGGGAAATAAGCTAGTCATTTAACCCTTTCCCGCTTAAAATCTGGGGTATGGATTTTTCAACCCTCCCAAGCCAGGTTTTGGATTGTTTTGGTGAAGAGAAATAAAGGAGGTATGCCCTCTGCCGCCCTGGCGTCAACTGTTCAAAGGCAGTTTTCAGACGAGGCATTTCATTTAATTTATCCTGAAACTCTTCAGGAACCTGGTATTCTTTGGTCTGTTTTGGCTCCACTTCCAGTCCTGCCTTTTCCACTTCAATTGCCTCATAGACATAGGATTTCAGTACGGGCTCCAGCTCCTTTATCTCTTTTAGGCTGGTAAAGCGGACCTGGCGGCTCGACTGCACGTTTTCAGTCTGGCGGATCAGTATGCCGTTTGGGTCGCTTAACAGGGCACCCTTGAAAAACAGGAGCGCACAGTACTCCTTAAAACCATGAATAAGAACTACGTTCCTGTTCTGAAAAGTATAGCAGGGAACGCCCCACTTGAAATCTTCTGTAAGCCCTGAGTCAAAAACAATTGATCTCAGCTTCTCAAATTCCTTCTGCCACTTTTGTTCCCTGCTTAAAAATGCGTCAACCTTATGGTTCATCCCGTTCATTTGCTGATCCTTTCAAATAAAACTTACACCTGCTGCGCTCTGGCCATCAGGAAAATATATTATAAAATAATACAGAATCCGCTTTACAAATTCAATCAGGCGTTAATATTCTCAGAGGTGAACTTGTATACCAGATGACGCAATGCTATTTTAGCGGTGCCTGGAACCACTACCCCATCCGATAAATTGAATTAATTGCCGGGATTTTTATATTAAAACTAATGTGCAATTTTTGAGACGATGATGAGAACTCTGGCTTTGTTTGCAGTATGCATTGTGTTTGTGTTCAATGCTATGGCTTTTGCCGGGCCGCCTTTCAGAACGGATGACCCTATACCTGTACCTTTTATGCACGGCGAAGTCTACCTCTTCTCAACCGGTGTCTTTGATGAATCGGGAGCTGCCGGTATAGGTCCCGCGGTTGAATTTAACTACGGTATACTGCCTAATACACAGTTCCATGCAGTCCTCCCCCTGGCATTCAATTCTCCTAAGGATAACCCGTCTCAAATGGGCTACGGCGATACAGAGGTGGGTGTCAAATACCGCTTTATTGAACAGACGGACTATCTGCCCGATATCGGCACGTTCCCCATTGCCGAACTCCCCACAGGAAACGCTTCACGCGGACTCGGCAACGGAAAAGCACAAATCTACCTCCCCCTCTGGCTGCAGAAGGATATAGGCCATTGGACAATCTATGGCGGCGGAGGCTACTGGATAAATCCCGGTCCGGAAAATAAAAACTGGACTTTTTCCGGCATTTTAGTCCAGTATAACTTCTCAGAGAATTTTTACCTCGGCACTGAACTCTTCCACCAGTCCCCTTCCCTGGTCAATGCAGGCAATAACACCGGGATACACATTGGCGGCGGAGTAACGGTAATTAAGAATTACCAGGTCCTCTTTTCCTCTGAACTCGGTAACGGCATTACTTCCTATAAACACTACGCCTACTACCTGGGCTTATACCATAATTTCTAAACCCCCTATAGGTTTATTTTCCCCTGCCCACAGCTGCTTTACTCAAATATTCCATGGCATTAAAACCGGTTTTTATTTTAATGGGGTTTATCGTTACATTAAATAAATAAGGGTGTTCTTAAGGATTTGTTGGTTTTTGTAATTCAGGATGATATTATGTGGTGGCTATACGCGCTTTTATCGGCTTTGTTTGCGGCACTTACAACTATATTCGGGAAAATCGGAGTTAAAGACATAGATTCTAATCTCGCTACGGCAATTCGTACCGTGGTCGTTCTTATACTGGCATGGACAATCGTTCTCTTCCGCAGCTCCATGCAGGATGTGACTTCTATCCCGCGCAGGTCTTTCCTGTTTCTTGTCATCTCAGGGCTCTGCACAGGTGCCTCGTGGCTCTTTTACTACAGGGCGCTCCAGGAAGGAAATGCCTCTTCGGTTGCGGCAATAGACAAAACCTCGCTTCCCATGATCTTTATCCTTTCCGCAATTGTTTTAAGCGAACCTCTGACACTGAAAACCGCCCTTGCGGGAATACTCATTGCTGCCGGCACATTCGTACTCTTGTTATAGCAGTATAATGCCTTTATTTAATAATCAGTAACAAAGTAAGGAAGAACAGAAATGAAGAGAATAATAAACTTTAATCCATTCAAAGCCCTGGCGTTTGCAGCTTTGTTTTTTGCAATGAGCTTTTTAGCCTTTGCGCAGGACGATACTGCCAGAATTTCAGTACCGCCTACTCCTTCAATCGGACAGGGGCAAAGCAATTCCATGGCACAGGATACCTCCTTTAACCGCTATGCCGCTCAGTTTGCCGTCAGCCTGGCTCAGCAGACCGGACTCTCACTCGACAAGTCAGGCAAAATCAGGGATGTTCTGATGGATTATTATAACAGCATAACAGATATAAGGCGCGACTTCTTAAGAGGCATGACCGATTCCAGCAATTCAGTCAGCACCGCTCCCAACCCCGATAATACAGGAAGCAACAGGAGTGCCAATCAGACTGCAATTGCGCAGGACCTGATGTCGGAGAACCATAAGGCGGACCTTAAAGCCGACAAAAAAATACTGAACGTGCTTGACAACGACGTTCAGAAAAACAAGTACGTCCAGATCAAACGCCAGTGGTGGCAGAAAGTAAAAGACGTCGTTTATTCAACCGCAAACCAGAATTCAGGCGGGATGCAGACAAGATAGTTTTACCGGGCGCAATAATATTCAGCCTTAGCACGGCAGGGGCGGCCGCCCCTGCTGTAATGAACATCAGATTTAACGCCAGGTCCTTCCGGATTTGATTGCTCATAAAAACACAAATGTTTACTTTACCATTACGTAAAATTTTCACTTTTTGTTTACAGGAGCGATGATGAAACCTGAGAATCAAACAGATACAGTTTCCACTGAACTTAACTCACACATGAAACTTGCACGCGATATTTTCAGCGAACTCATAAATATTAATACCACTCAGAACCTCGGCAGCACAAGGGCGGCTAAGGCAATGGCCGAACGCCTCAGAAAAGCCGGATTCCCGGAGGGCGATGTACAGCTCGCGGGCCCCGGGCCGCGGAATATGAACCTCGTTGCCCGGCTGCGCGGCAAGGGCAGTAAAAAGCCAATCCTATTTATCGTGCACCTCGATGTGGTTGAGGCACTCAGTTCCGACTGGTCGTTCGACCCTTTTACCTTCCTTGAAAAAGACGGTTATTTCTATGGCCGCGGAACTTGCGACATCA comes from Ignavibacteria bacterium and encodes:
- a CDS encoding MBL fold metallo-hydrolase, translated to MKIAFCGGAGEVGASCVLLCLGRKNIVFDCGVRPNSPTGSLPNLRLIQDSGGADAIFLSHAHLDHSGSLPILSAAYPMAGIYMTHATKDLIRVLLYDSLKITSFKEEEIPVFTEEQLESMFKRIICHSPEYVFNPFNDELSAVFYTAGHVLGAAGIYLSGKDGSVFYSGDFSMAKQRTVEKARFPKLKPDAAIVESTYGDKLHSSRLDEEKMLIDKVREVVESGKKILIPAFALGRAQEVILILRNAAAKGMLPDVKIYVDGMVNDICRAYSNNPNYLSQMLSRRVFRHNEIFYSKNVIAVNRDMKTREAIVNSNEACCIISSSGMLTGGPSQFYAERLAGDEGNYIAITGYQDEESPGRRLLNLLDREKGTKMLAFGDKSFEVKCGIGKYNLSAHADKYEIISLVNHIAPKRVFFVHGDEKVIQALSLETQSGIKEPVFAPSNGESFEIGGKSKLRKHSTNMPDSINEIFELSEDLLKKLSVHLAVSGFESRDFTIEDLLFAAFGRREFTEDETALFLNAVNASVYFKRNKVKQFLYNISELAAWLALSAKANGTLPQGPEIPPEKLQGEMPAKVHRVNQAEILQAVEESFPLDSGLYRKGLREDTRTILLYFNFPAVASERYKDTLIRLAERTGWEVKVNSEVNLEAVKSTAASLIPEFTKLSYMKDLGEIRLKTEGVIEDKREIISRFKELTGLELNIMDTSRPAVPVFNPEADNSPSPLPEGDSRIPNGEKMEQNTALWLIDEAFKETEDRIYRKSIKTEGTGKFIELFFISPVIGNKYKSVISGLERATAWQIRCSSAINQFEVINAGRRIFEETGIKLTKNMSLHTSELRAEIFINPGYDPQRLEEASSKFTKATGLEVTIRKK
- a CDS encoding EamA family transporter, producing the protein MWWLYALLSALFAALTTIFGKIGVKDIDSNLATAIRTVVVLILAWTIVLFRSSMQDVTSIPRRSFLFLVISGLCTGASWLFYYRALQEGNASSVAAIDKTSLPMIFILSAIVLSEPLTLKTALAGILIAAGTFVLLL